ACGACACGCCGCGCGGCGCGCGCATCGCCTCCATCATGACGCTGGTCGGCGCGATCGACATTCCGATCATCAAATATTCGGTCGACTGGTGGAACACGCTGCATCAGCCGGCCTCGGTCTTCCGCATTGGCGGGCCGACCATTTCCGGCTCCATGCTGTGGCCGCTGCTCGTCATGGCGCTCGCCGCGACGCTGCTGTTCCTGACCCTGCATTTCATGGCGATCCGCAACGAAATCCTGCGCCGCCGCCTCGCCCGCCTCTCTATGCAGGCGCTTCAGGAGGCCGCGCAGGACCAAGACGACGCGTCGTCGCTGGAGGCCGCGCAATGAGCGATCATGCGACTTATGTGGCGATCGCTTATGCAATCGCCTTCCTCACGATTGGCGGCGTCGCGGCGCGCATTCTTCTCGACTATCGTCGATTGAAGGCTGATCTCGCCCGCTTCGGCGCAAAAGGCCAGCGCGAAGACGGAGGGGCGGCGTGAGCGATCCCGCCATGGAGCCGCAGCCCCGCTCGGCCTTGCGCTTCCTTCCGCTCGTCCTGTTCGGGCTTCTGGCCGCGCTGTTTTTGGCCCGGCTCTTTTCGGGCGACGCGTCGCGCATCCCTTCCGCGCTGATCGGCAAGCCGGCGCCGGAATTCAACCTGCCGGCGCTCGCCGGGCTGAAGGACGCGCCCGGCTTTTCGACCGCGGATCTGCGCAAGGGCCATGTCAGCGTCGTGAATATTTTCGCGAGCTGGTGCGCGCCGTGCCGGCAGGAGCATCCGATCCTGATGGCGCTGGCGCAGAACGCGACTCTCAAGAGCAAGGATGTGGCGCTATACGGCCTTTCCTATAAAGACGAAGCGGCCAATGCGCTCGGTTTTCTTCAGGAAGAGGGAAATCCGTTCCAGCGCGTCGGCGTCGATCCCGCGGGACGCGCGGCGATCGATTTCGGCGTCTATGGCGTGCCGGAAACCTTCGTGGTGAAAGGCGACGGGACCATCGCCTACAAATTCATCGGACCGCTGACGCCTTCGGCCGTCGCGACCGACCTGATCCCGCAGATCGAAAAAGCCATGGGCGATTGACGCATTCCCGCCGCGAAAGTCTTCGCGCTTTTGCGGAAAATGCGCGTCAGCCTATCGCCGGTCTCCAATCTTGCCGCCGCTGCGCGGCGGGCGCACGCCCTTCTGGAACTCGACGCCGACCATTGTCTGACGCCGCCAGACAACCTGCGCCACATGGCGCGCATGACCGACCGTCAACACGAATTGATCGGGCAGCGTCCCGTGCGGGCTGTCGATCTTCGCGCCGGTCGTCGAAATGTCGATGACGCGGCAGGGGATCGCCGGCTCCATTCCGCCGGGATCAGCCCAGACGTCCGAGAAGGATTTGAGACGCGGGGCCGCGCGCCTGTCTTCGGCGCCGGGGGCCTGATTGCGGGCGGACCTATCCGTGAAAGGGGCGTACATGGCGGCTCGCGCGGGGACGGGATCGAGAGTGCGCATAATATACCGTTAGAATAATTGACGATTTCTCACCGCCCCCCGGGCTGCGCGCGAGAAATTCGCGCGCTCAGGGCGCTTTTAAAAACAGTCCGACGGTCAGCGCGGAACCGATGACGACGATGAAGATGCGGAGCGCCTTTTCGTCGATGACGTGAATGAGCCGCGCCCCGGCGACGCCGCCAATGGTCGCGCCCGCCGCCGTCATCAGAGCCTGCGGCCAGTGCAGATCGGGCGAGAACAGGAAGATCGCGACCGCCGAAGCGTTCATGACCCCCGCGAGCAGATTCTTCGTCGCGCTGGCGACGCGCACGGCCTGACCGGCCATGGTCAGCGCGGCGACCATGAGAAAACCCACGCCGCCGCCGAAATAGCCGCCATAAGTCGCAATCAGAAACTGCACGAAGCCCGCCCCGCCGGGGGACAGATGGCCATGCGCCTCGCCCGGCTTGCGGAAGAAACTGCCCCAGGCGAAAAGCGCCGTCGCGAAGAGGACCAGCCATGGCACGAGCCGCGCGAAAAAGCCGCGCGGCGTCTCCAGCAGGATCACGGCGCCGATCGCCCCGCCGACAATGCTGATGACGAAAAGCCAGCGCAGGGTGAGGACGCCGATCCCGGTCGCGTGGCGACGGCCGGTCCATCCGGTGGCGAGCTGCGCGGGGAAAAGGGCGACGCAGGAGGTGATGTTGGCGCCGAAAGCGTCCATCCCGGTGAACATCAGCGTCGGCAGGATGAGAAAGGAGCCGCCGCCGGCCAGCGCATTTTGCGCGCCCGCCCAGATCGCGACCAGGAAGAGAAGGAGAAAAGCCATGCGCGCCTATCTCAGGTCGCGGCGGTCATGGCAAGGCTTCTCGCTCAGACCGCCTCGGCCTCGCGCGCAAGGCCGGCGGCGATCAGCCGGACGAGCGTCTCCAATTGCGTATCGAGCGCCTCGGGCGTCGTCGCCTCCAATTTCTCTTCGAGGCCGAGGGCGACGACGCCGTGCACGGCGGAAAACAAGGTGCGGGCGAGGCGCGCCCGGCTCTCGGCGTCCTGCCTGGGAAGCAGTTCCGCGAGCGGCGCTTCGAGACGGCCGAAAAGCCGGTTGCGCGCGTCGGCGTACCAGTCCGGCACCGCCGCGCCGCCGGATAGGCGATGTTCGAACAAAGCCCGCCAGCTCGGCTCCTCGCGACGGGCGAAATCGAGATAGGCGCGCGCCAGCGCGAGAAGGGCGTCCGACGGATCGGCCGCGCCCAGGGCGGCGTCGAGGGCCTGTCCAAGCCGATCGAGCGTCGCGAGATTGACCCTCAGGATCAGTTCGTCGAGATCGTCAAAGGCGGTGTAGATCGCACCCAGGGCGCAGCCGGCCTCCGAAGCGAGATCGCGCGCCTTGAGCCCGGTCAGACCGCGCGTCGCGACCGCCTGTCTGGCGACATCCAGGAGACGTTCGCGCAATTTCAGGCGGCGCTGAGCGCCCGCCTCGGTCCTCGTCTCGGTCAACGCCTCATC
The nucleotide sequence above comes from Methylocystis parvus OBBP. Encoded proteins:
- a CDS encoding DsbE family thiol:disulfide interchange protein is translated as MEPQPRSALRFLPLVLFGLLAALFLARLFSGDASRIPSALIGKPAPEFNLPALAGLKDAPGFSTADLRKGHVSVVNIFASWCAPCRQEHPILMALAQNATLKSKDVALYGLSYKDEAANALGFLQEEGNPFQRVGVDPAGRAAIDFGVYGVPETFVVKGDGTIAYKFIGPLTPSAVATDLIPQIEKAMGD
- the ccmD gene encoding heme exporter protein CcmD, encoding MSDHATYVAIAYAIAFLTIGGVAARILLDYRRLKADLARFGAKGQREDGGAA
- a CDS encoding sulfite exporter TauE/SafE family protein; translation: MAFLLLFLVAIWAGAQNALAGGGSFLILPTLMFTGMDAFGANITSCVALFPAQLATGWTGRRHATGIGVLTLRWLFVISIVGGAIGAVILLETPRGFFARLVPWLVLFATALFAWGSFFRKPGEAHGHLSPGGAGFVQFLIATYGGYFGGGVGFLMVAALTMAGQAVRVASATKNLLAGVMNASAVAIFLFSPDLHWPQALMTAAGATIGGVAGARLIHVIDEKALRIFIVVIGSALTVGLFLKAP
- a CDS encoding PilZ domain-containing protein, with the translated sequence MYAPFTDRSARNQAPGAEDRRAAPRLKSFSDVWADPGGMEPAIPCRVIDISTTGAKIDSPHGTLPDQFVLTVGHARHVAQVVWRRQTMVGVEFQKGVRPPRSGGKIGDRR
- a CDS encoding TetR/AcrR family transcriptional regulator; the protein is MTETRTEAGAQRRLKLRERLLDVARQAVATRGLTGLKARDLASEAGCALGAIYTAFDDLDELILRVNLATLDRLGQALDAALGAADPSDALLALARAYLDFARREEPSWRALFEHRLSGGAAVPDWYADARNRLFGRLEAPLAELLPRQDAESRARLARTLFSAVHGVVALGLEEKLEATTPEALDTQLETLVRLIAAGLAREAEAV